Part of the Zingiber officinale cultivar Zhangliang chromosome 8A, Zo_v1.1, whole genome shotgun sequence genome, gcgcttccccaaacatacctcaaaatggacgtgtcagaaaagcacgcttgacgccataccgcaaccgtctgagcatatctctgacatgacagtggaaacttccaccgtacgattctctgtccggtcCAGCCAccaaccatgctgtttgtcgatgACACatatctcgagaaggatatctctAGCTGTCCCCTTTGTACTCTTCTACACCTTCTGTCTGTTACTGTTCCGAGCGAGAAAACCGCTCGGCCATACTAGCGTCCAGGAGGGAACGACATTGGACCGAGCGGACTGTCGGCTCGGCCTCAAGCTCGGACGAGCATGTCATCTTATGTCATCTTCGCTGGTCCGCTGCTGGTGCACTGTTCGTCTAAGCTGACAAGTTGTTAATCTGTCACTCAGTCGAGCGGACCGATTGCTCGGCGCATCGGCTCTCTTAAGCGAACCCCTGAGTGTCGGAAACCTGACTTGCGGTCGAGTTATCTTCGGGCCGACCCGAGTACTGATGCGGACGCTCGACTAAGtagcctcccgctcggccaagtgACCTCCCGCCCGGCCAACACTatacgttgaccgccttgactttgacatcCACGGGCCATCGATCCCTATCCGTTCAGGACCCCCCCTCTTAATACTGGATCACCTGTCTCcccctctgtaacgacccgccttctactaactaagctgtaaggccgatcgctacattatgctgtgctaaattttactattgcggaaatctggattgattaaagttttgctaaactgattactggaaaatctgaacttaatattctaggtgtacctaggagttgtacacatgctagggaagataatctataccTCTTGGATGttctgctagctgtaatcaggcatttcaatcgatccatggatcgattgggctgtcggatcgatcctgTGATCGATCCCGCTTGATACTGGCACGtaagaaggctctggatcggtctgttgaccgatccataagcgaTAGCATTCTgtatgctgctggatcggtctaccgaccgatccaggagtacactgatcggtcggcagaccgatcagtgagcttcgatACTCTCTGTTCGCcgacgccaactctctgttcgcgactggatcggtcagctgaccgatccagcggcacaacccaaactctgatcggtctgtagaccgatctgggttctgatttcgaatcagaaccctgatttcagcactagttcgtgccaaaatctcatataagagttctaaaatcaatggaaataagttctagcatctattaactagcattccaacataattactaacaacttaaacaaatcctccatggtttaaacattctaaggtctaaaagtgcataaaagtacttgagaaaagaaactaagttcttaatttgctaaactccctaaggatcttcattccaggttcctgccacacacaccatcactgcattgacctccagcttcctctgctagtccatctttcctttacccttatctgcagtataaggaaaaatagtatctgtaagctttaagcttagtaagaaatcatctacctcactaaaacatgcaacgatgcaaacatgtttttaaagaatgctatttgaaaacatgcactgaatttgttaaagcatggcataaacactgaaacatggcatgcataataaaatctaagcatgaaaCTATCTCATGATATCatctaggagaactaaactgaaactgaagctaaaactgagctaaaactatattAACATAACTAGGTtgcgaatttgaaagctattatcataataagtgaaaatacataatcatgttgctagtgggcccggcaactgtactttgctgtgcgcgcatccctaactagacccgggtttgcaagtcccaaatttagtagggttactaggttgtctgaacctagggacgactgtggaagtccaacccaatggatatctgatcctgtacagtgccactaaaaataaaatattgatatagctgaatttacttatcttgctattactaggttatctgaacatagtgctaggttgtctgaacctagaggtgactgtgggagcccacccattggaccgtagtcccatgaaagctgtagtaaggctaactaagctattttaaatgcttctattgcatttactgagctattaaaaaggcctaagttgcattttactgagctaatcatttaatcgaacatctagtgtgtttaaactctcccctcttttagggagactacctctaggcacccgataaCATCTAAGACCTCCAACTaaagggggaaagacgtgtccggcccatctaaaggtactcactaaatccctaaacctgcgaggagggttaattacaccctatgtgtctaaaaatctgcatataactaaactaatgcatagaaaaccacacggaagctacttatactgtaggtgaggggtttcttaccttctattcgtaatttcttacgattctaatcgctaggtttccggaggagacgatcctttcggcgatcttctcgcgtctatgcgttcctctcgcggaggggagcgtcctcgtgtcgaagtcgtcgccgaaaagtgctcttagggccctagggagagaaacCCTAGATTGTTCTTGTGGttagcgccgagagaaggagaggagaaggggagtcggcgtgaggttagggtgaggagaagcaAGTCACGTTAAAAGCGaaaaccaaataactcttcacccattaattccctatttatattaagtgggtatttcgacccaacttaaacttaaatataaatgtttccctttcctttcagcacggccctgctgggttcaactggttactagacttatccgtaaaccataggtctcgggttcaatccctgcttaggccgttttcggtttctatttgtttttgctacttccgctactctaaaaattctgtaaaaatatctaaaaattccagaataattatagaatatttctaaaatagttttgagaattttcggacgttacaccctcaagtctagtcgaaggaggctgcaagtctgactgactagactacTGAACTGGTGACATCACGACCGCTCTGCCCCTGGCGGAAATATTTATCCGATCGGGAACTGTGTGGTGGATGATGCCGCTCGGCCTATCACCCACCAGCGCTTGGCGAATATTGGTCTTACGACCGTCTGCCTTGCTGACCCAGCGTCAGTCGACACTGACATCTCCTAGATTTCCTCGGGATTTATGCAAATCCGGGCCATTAAGGCCAAGCACGTGCCCTCGCCTGCATAATGGGGGTCATTAAATGCGCCCATTGGGGTGATGCCACGTGGCCAGGCGGCCGTCATCACCTGCTCGAGCTGTCAGGCTTGATGTGACCCCTGGCGCTTTGAATTCAACGGGCGGATGCGCTCCTCAGATCTCATGCCCTGGATCGAGCGGTCCCTACAGCTCGAGCCCAACCTTTATAAGGCCGCCTCCTCTCCTTCTGCCGCTTCCGCTTTATCGCGCCCGTGTTCTTTGAAGGTTCCTGCTCTATTCTTCGGCGAACCAATTCTCCGTATTCCGGCCATTAGCTCTCTTCTCCGACAATCTTTTTCTCTGTAAGAACTCTTTGCccgctcctttcttgttttcttcgcGCTTTCCTTCGCATTCCGGTGGTGTCTGTGCTCCGTAGGCACTGTTTTGCTCACCGCCTCCGTTGCCTTCTGCTTTTCCTTTGCTTCGCATTCCGGCTGTAATGGCTAGTTCTTCTGCCCCctctcctggtctttggtatcaAACCATGGAGAGTAGGTTTGATTCGGGAGATGCCTTCAAACTAATCAATACCTATGACATCCCTTCTGACCATAAACTCGTTTTGGCCGAGTCATCCGACCGGCTACATGACCCGTCGGCTGGGACTGTTACCTTCTTCCGTGACCAATTCGTAGGTGGCCTTAGGTTTCCGATCCACCCATtcatcttagaagtttgcaattattttcaTATTTCGCTCGGCCAGCTCGTGccaaattcctttaggctgctgtgcgGCGTAGTTGTGCTCTTCCGGGTGCACAATATTCCCCTTAAGCCCcaaatcttccattatttttactacCCCAAGCAGTCTGAGCTGGGTACTTTCTTGtttcaagctcggatcggtctagttttctttgataaaatgcctacctccaataagcattgggaAGAGCATTTTTTCTTCATGAGTCTCCCcctttccgaacccagtggcagacTGCTTTGCCACCTCCCCCCGACCTGAAGAGGTATAGAACAGAGCCTGCTTTTCTACACGCGACTAACATGTTGGCCGGCCTGAATCTGGACATCAATAAGCTGCTACCCGAATGGATGAAGTACCTATTCGGTTTAAGCCCGATCAGAATGCGGCTCCCGAACGACCCTGGTAAGAAATGACTTTCTCCCCTtttctttgagtctaactgattttttcTCGCTTTTTTACAATCGAGACTATGATGAAATCGATGGTGTTCGGCATGCTGAAACGCAAGGCCGCCGAGATAGAGGCGGCTGCAGCACAGGAGGTGGAGAAACTTGGCCTAACCCCGATTGGCTCGCATGAAGGTGAGAGTGACAAGGCGCAGATGGCGGGCGAGACGTCTGCCGCTCAGACGgttatgtaacaacccaaatttcctcatactgagtcctaatagtaattaaaaatatttagaaatactttagaaatattttagagtttttttataaatttttagagtatttttatgtaatttttggagttcgtttggtatttttaccaaacgaaacaagttgcaaaaataaagaggttgagccgaggttcgaaccggagacctccggttaagcaaagccttaagttgtctcggctgaccaggaggttaagcaaagccttaagttgtctcggctgaccaggaaCCCAACAGGGCGGTGCTGATAAAATAGATAGCGAAATTAGTTTAAGCAAtaatagaaaacagaaaataaataggaataaaagggtttcggttgaggtttgaacccgcgacctccggccCGACCCGAATCTTAAGCGAAGCgcgatagccaagtgcccaagcgggtcATGCTATctagaaaagatagcgaaaaaTATTTATGTGgtagatagttaacaaaatattggagttataaagggataagttgatgttgtatttcccgtgacctaaaactcttttctctccttctctcgcgtgcgacggcgattTCTTGGGCAGAATCGaagaacgaagctagggcttctccggcggccggccaaaggggactccgcgagctcttctcggatccgagctcctctcatCAAGAAGGAAcggtaggcacgaggaagagacAGAGATTTGCAAGTCTCCaaaaccctagaagcattagaagtctccttttcggttgtaagttcaagaacacctcggtaagttgctactcacctgcagtaagggtagtttCAAGCTtcgatttttagttttttttccttgctttcggaataGGTTGTACAGAACTGGAATAGCTAGGgattttagttctttccttgctttcggaacaTGCTGTACAGATTAATGGGGTTGCAAGAGGTTTAAAATTAGTTCCTAGATTTGCTTTCTCCTTTCTATTTcagttgtagcatgcttaaagaattctgTTGCTCTATAAGAAAATATAGGTGTTCTACTAAATTCTTTAAAGGTTTATGAGTAGCTATAATAAAGAGGGATCAAGGTTTTAATAGGATCCCTAGATTTCAGAATTCGTGATAACAACAGCAACTTTCCTTTATGCTTTGCTTGGTAGGGATTAatttacactacaacaaaaaccctcatagacatcgggtttccaccggtgtctattacattttcgaccgatgtctatgaagccgatgtaaaaggtctgccattttagacatcgggttaaaactggtgtagtatcacttaacgacaccggtgttcgaatcggttattaaccggtgtagtatcacttaacgacactgtttcatcaatggtgtaaaactgatgtaatattatatgttaataacaccagttttggcagcggtatacgaccgatgtaatattagttaataacaccggttttgcagcggtggaaaaccgatgtaatatgggtATTTTtcaacagcacaaatttgatttccgaaacaatgaaaaaccgacagtaacaaaaaaaaaacacaaatattcacaaattacacaaatattcttcattcaacagtatccataaaatacataaatattcacaaattacataaataatctccttacaacagtatccataaaatacccaaacattctttttacatcaaaagctaatatatattgtacacatcaaggtagaacatcgtgagtcaaaaatcaagctgaggctacattaaattatgagaatcagaatctgttcaacttgaTATACTGCTCCATTCatcttgcgcctttcatttccctaatctcaccacttttcaccttcaaatgcctagttttctgagttaaaacatccactgttctaatctgtcaaacaaaattATCATTTAGTCTACCtaactacagcaaagaacaaaaacagaagaattatacatgctgcagaagtcctagaatatTACCATCAGAAAATTCTGTTCAAAACTATAGCATATAAATTCTGTAGTAATGGTAATGGTGGAGGCATACAAAAGAAACTTAGCAACTGCAAAAAAAATGGCAGCAGGAATGGATGCCTCGCCACATTTAAGATACCAATAACCTTACTCTCCTTCATTGACTCGGTTGCATTTTGCAATAGGGCCTGCACAAGGATAGACATAGAAGTAAATGACAGAGGAAAGTATGCAACTGAACAATCACATTTTGGATATTGGCAAACAAATTCGACTAGACTGACCATTCGAAAGTTGTCGAACGATATGTGACTTTCTCCGTTTGATGCTAGCAGCTTAAACTGTGATCTTATATAAAACTGTGATCTTAAACTGTGATCTTAAACAATGTTTCTTTGGACttcaatgagaaaaaaaattatgtttcaaAAAAGGAAAATGTTTTTAAGTTAATCTTAATTACCTGAAGGAATTCTGGGGACATCATGGACAAGTCACCCACAATTCCCCCCTCAACCAAAGCATCAGAGAGACCAAACGCTGCACTGATAACGCATATACCAATATAAACTCCAATCCCTCCTTTTCCAGATGTAGCAACGTCCAACTGTATGGAACCTTTCAGTGCTGAAAATTACAATCTAAACTGAAATTTTAGGAGAAATTGGCATAGAATAATAGGAGCTTACCACGATAAGGCAAAGCGAACATAGGAAAAACAAGATATAACCAGTTAAGTTGCGCAGCCTAGTGTTAACTTTTGCTTCATGGTATGTAAATATGGCAGTTGTTGCAAGTGCAAATGGTTGATACATAATTGTGAGAACTCTTGTAGGGTGATACTTCTGAAATATGAAGGAACAACATCAATAAGGAACTAACATAGGTACATAAGAAATATAGCGATAACAAATTCATTATGATCAAGCTAAAAATCAAGAATAAGTTGTCAAATTTTGTTCGATGCTGAAAACTCTAAGAGGTAACCTATGAAATTTACTAGAATACAAAGGTCAGCTGATTATGTTTTTCATTAGTTCTCTCCCAAGTTATGTAACTTTGTTGAAATTCAATAAAAAGATTACTCTCAAGTCACCATAAACTAATTTGTCCAAAAAGAAAACGAAGTATTCTCAAGGATCCATGAGGAGGAAGAAGCCAAACTTAACCATACATCCTCCTAAGTACCAAGACTCTACAGGTCAATAATACATAAAAGTTTTAACCATGCCAGTGGAAAGACCTTCTCCATTTGGTGCTACAAGATTTGAAATTTAAGCACACATTTACCGGGTTTGTAGAGTAGTAGCTCTAAGATATCCATATTGGGTTTGCCTTCTAAGTCATCTATTGCTATATCAATTTTTGAACCTTTAATTATTAGTTTAAAGGCACCATACATTGTAGATCCCTTAACGTTCAAGACACATAGATCTAACACTTGCATGCATTATTCATTGagttgaaattttgccttctaatattgttaaataCTTCTATCTTGTTTTCATGTTAAACTTGGTATTTAATCCTTCCCCATTCTACATTAGCATTGCTTAAGTTTGTTGTGGAAATTCCATCTCATGCACTAACCCATATCAACTGAGGATATTTGGGTTATCAATGTATGGATAATTGAGAGCAATTATCAGGTCGAAATAGTTTCTTAGTAACAATGGATGCTATAAGTTGTCACAAAACAATTTGACATATGATTCAAGAATGATGTGAACAAACAAGTAACTACTGTATAAAATTCTACAAATCCAAAGCCAACTAAAGAATAATTGAAAAGACCTGCTAGAAAAATTTGAAACAATTTCAATTGGCATCTTGAGGTGATCAAACTCAAAAATGTCTTCCAAGTAGCCAAGTTAAATATGAGTGCCACACGATGTTGACAATTATTAGTTTGTAACCCTTCCCACTTTTCTCTTTCCAATCTAATAttacttatatcctactcaagaTTATTATTACTTCTCATCATTTGCTGTTGTACTTTGATAGATTTATGTTAATGCAACAATTCTTACATGATgctttcataaaaaataaaagttgaAAAAAGAGGACTCTATTCCATTACAGCAAAAATATGTAAAATACCTAAAATATAATGCAGAAAATGATAGGTTGAATGACACATTCAAAAACTTTAGTGGCAaaggaaactcacaacaaatggtACCAGAGAAAACAACAAAAGGAATCCATAACAAAATAGGATAACATTTTCATGTTTAACATCACCAAAAAAGCAATCAACTAGACCATGCCACTAAACAATGCTCACCTGGTTTAACAAAATCGGAAAGGCCAAAATCAATCAACTTCATCTGAGCATTTTCATCTCTAGTGGTGAAAAGAAAATTCTGTTgttaaatacaaggaagaaatatTAACAGCGCTGAAAAATATATGTTGAAAAAGAAATGAACAGTAGAATACCCTAAGTTGCTCCTGTAAAATAAGAGATCTAAAGTAATATCATGTCTGCATAAATTGAATCAAAGTTCTCTATGATACAAACCTCTGGCTTTAAATCACGATGCACAACACCTTGAAGATGACAAAAGGCGATTACACTCAGTATTTGAATAACTATAGCTTTTGCATCCTCCTCTGAGTACCTTCCACCTCTTGAGAACACAAGGGAAAAAAAGCAATCAAAagttattaattttcaaattcaaataatcaaataGATATAAATTATGGCCAATAAAATCACTTTTTTACCTGGATAAAATTCTTTCTAATAATTCTCCACCTTCACATAATCTGGAAAAGAGAAAAACATATTGTTGAGTTCCAAATTAACAGAAGTactacataatttttttaaaaaaaaattgctgcCCATCATCTTAGAAGTgttcattttaaaatttgtatGGAAAAGTATTATCATTTTTCCTTAGTGCAGGATACAAAGTGGAAAGCAAAGAGGCATATTAGTAGGATACTACATGCAAAAAGTTTTGGATATATCAACTCTATCTTGTGACATGGAACAAATATCATATGTAGAAACTTTGTTACTCATTGTTAAGTTAACTAGAGTTAATTAAGACATACTCCATGACTACGTAGACGTTAAGTGCATCCTCACATGCATCATAAAATTTGACAAGATTATTATGGTTGGACAAGGCTTTGAGGATTTACTtgaaaatatattacaaattatattttggcatttttggttaaatttttttttcaaaaaaaaaacaagaaccaAATATAATTAAACTATCAAACTCATCAAACCAAAGCAAGACAtagaaaccaaaatttaaatcatgttcTTTTCGATTTTCTACATGGAACCAAATAATGGAGGCCTCAGATAAAATGACCAACATCATTCTACAAGCCACTGCTACTAGATCAATACACTATGACAGTATGAATAAACTTGATATTCATCTAGTTAATAAATGGGAATCAGGAGGCACAAAATGTCAAAGTTGTAGCATGCGTAAGAAACAAGAAACTCAAAGAACAGGACATACAATGAGGCATAACAAAATGATTCAGGTCAAGGAGTCTACCTGCCTTGACTTCATCAAAGGAAGTCAAATGAAGAGCATTAAATATAAGGTGGGGCGGAGGGTAGATAGGGACGCTGCTGCGCATCTCCATCTCCACAAACCTGCACAGGTTCTGCGCGTAGGGTTTCTGAAGCTCGCCGGAGAGAGCCTCCAGCCATGTCTCCTCGACCAAGAGCTCTCCCAGCTTCACATAGGGATCGGAACGAGTACCTTTCCTTGTTGCGATCCTTTTGGAACAGATACTGAGGTTCCGCTTCCATCGGGAAAGGGATCCGCCGGCGTCGACCCTCTTCGCCTGCTCCGACGTGAGTGCGGAGGGGTGTTCACCGGCGGCGAGAGGAGGGGCATGGAGGGTGGAGAGGGGGGATTTGAGGGTCATGGATTCCGGGGAGAGGGAGATCGGGCGGAGACGCTTCGGTGAGCCGAGGAGCTCGCCTAGGGCTTTGGAGGAGGAAGCCATGGCTTCGGGATTGGAAGTTGGAAGATCGGGTAAATAATTGGGTATATTTATCATGCATTTCCTAAACCCATAGCGGGAGTATCTTTAGGGTTCCCAGGACACAACGCCCCTTTTTAATCCAGCACGGAGAGCTCAAAGGCCTTCTTCAGAAGGCCTCTCCGGTGCTCGGAAAAGGTCACCTGCCGGTTGGCCAGTTTCTCTATCCTCCTCATCTGCGTCTTCCCCCTCACCATGTCGACCGATTAGTCGATAACACACCTGGAGGCAGCGCCGAATCCTACCGTGAGCAGTAAAATCAGCGAGCAAGGAGCTCCGATCAGTCCTGGCCACACGAGGATCGACAAGGAGGGATCAAATCAAAAGAAGGAGATGAGGAATCGAGGTTACCAGATATGGGATCGAGTAAGAGTGGAGGAGGGCCACTTCTAGCGACTCGGCGATGACTCCAATCCACACAGGCAGCCTCTTCTTACCCAAAGGAGGagatggaggagatgcggtgtggttggctGAAGAAGCAAGGGCATCgtgcgtcgatctaggaaggggaagagggagatgaggctgagagagatggtggatggcgcgatataggtttaggtttggaggaaatattgaagtgttgcaaatttggcTTAAGTATTGGtcggaaaattaaattattttattttatcatagacaccgggttttaaaaaccgctgttaaaatcggtgtctattaacaaaaaaaatgcgCTCATATACATCAtcttaaaaaaccgatgtctatgagcgaaaatctgcgcttatagacaccggtttttagaaaaaccggtgtaaaatgctccaagacatcggtttttgcttaaaaccgatgttgttccaccgatgtctatgagagtttttcttgtagtgttagaaTGAGTAGATCTCTCAAGTTCTATTCTAGTAACTTCACATTTCAATTTGTGATAGCAGCATCaacttttctttaagttttacataagttggaagatcccagcaggttttagcttgagttggagcttgtagtgcagatttttggtggaatttatagtgcatatttttggtGAAACTTGTAGTACAGAtgtttggtggaatttatagtgcagatttttggcgaaacttgtagtgcagatttttggtggaacttatagtgcaatttttttaaaaaagattatagtgcagtttggttaagtattatagtgcagaatttatgtttgcatagtatgcagaaattgtgtagcataggatgcagaatcttgattagtatggtatgcagatttagttttcagtttgtgattttggcttagtattccagtttagatcatgttgtaacatgcttaaagatctctattgctctataaaagtataagctttacataggtatcaagctttaacagatttttagtgtggaatagctatgtgtagcattacagattttgatttgtttagcattgcatattttgaattgtttagcattgcagttttgatggtttagcattggaagatccaattagatctctagtagcacTACAATAAAAACTACAAATGACAACACTCCTACGACaatgattttaagagaaagcgttgcgtatttactcaaattcaaaattcaaaatcaaattaaaaattcgaaactaaattataaattctaaattcaaaattcaaaatcaaattaaaaatttgaaataaaaaattctaaattcaaaattcaaaattaaattaaaaattcgaaactaaattataaattctaaattcaaaatcaaattaaaaattcgaaactaaattctaaattctaaattctaaattcaaaattcaaaatcaaaattaaaaattaaaaattaaattataaatttaaaattcaaaaatagatggtggatccaaactagctggcacctccaactgaattacccgacagggtaactgaacctaatttacccgaaatgggtaaaacaagaatagattacccgatagggtaattaaggctagtttaaaaacgggctaagtttaacttgaaccacagtaccggtgaaatttttggatgatagtacgttagggaaacttgggcatcgcatgtctaggaagatatggcttcgacctggtgcatttggccaagtggaactgaccgaagctactctTAAATGAATCCCAACTAGTTAAGACCAAGGttgagtattaagttcaatgggtaggactatttgaaaaacctcgaaggcatggttactttaatgagctccttgtgactcaccatagcccagaagtttatccaaagaatgcttacttgttgaactcaaagctgttgggtttttcgggccgcgaaaaccgcgttttcgcgtcgcggaaaccacgaatcaccctagccattggatctcgtgcgaagaaaactttccgaaaacacgagtacgagttttaaactacgatctacagtagatctacaaaggaaaagtattttaccttcgaagcgtgccctcgcaaatcccgctcgtccaacggtacgccggatctcgaagttgtcaacgtagacaactctctagtgatatccacacgaacaaggtgtgttctctaacacacaaggatggagaagagagcacccaagtgtgctagcactttctagggctctcgggtaggatttaaaaaggagagaaaggagagaaagaaaagggatctcacataatcctctaggtaccctcctttgtgaccttcacttcacccttttcttggaacacaactcatacaccttctccctccatgaaaTCTCACGACAACAGcaagagaaaggaggaagagagctaggaggaaggagaagcattcaacaccacttgaatgacacaaaatgaaacctcctacaccattagtgtggccggccacacacatgtaacctccccatttaatgtggccgaccacattaaatggaatgggaggtgtaacctccatgaggtggcacacctcatgaggtggagatgatgtggctgccatgtaggatgagtcatcctccatgaagtggcaattcatcaagtcaaacttgatgtttcaacttcccattttggtcaagtcaaaattgaccaaatctcttccatgttgagttgaat contains:
- the LOC122012240 gene encoding CDPK-related protein kinase-like, whose translation is MELCEGGELLERILSRGGRYSEEDAKAIVIQILSVIAFCHLQGVVHRDLKPENFLFTTRDENAQMKLIDFGLSDFVKPGEHCLVAWSS
- the LOC122011085 gene encoding uracil-DNA glycosylase, mitochondrial-like; translation: MASSSKALGELLGSPKRLRPISLSPESMTLKSPLSTLHAPPLAAGEHPSALTSEQAKRVDAGGSLSRWKRNLSICSKRIATRKGTRSDPYVKLGELLVEETWLEALSGELQKPYAQNLCRFVEMEMRSSVPIYPPPHLIFNALHLTSFDEVKAGRLLDLNHFVMPHCMSCSLSFLFLTHATTLTFCAS